One window from the genome of Sphingomicrobium arenosum encodes:
- a CDS encoding ABC transporter permease, with the protein MNAFADAFFREAAHIARDRWDRALLFVMPALLLGMMAAMLLAGSPRDLPVGMIAPDTPAAREVARAIDGTDAVEVVARPANEAEALSLVRSGTIVAFLEWPASEGQPPRVSYNASYLSAGSIAERGIASALSVVAVERALDAGGASGLALVRANPPRLSVSLLGNPGASFEWYLQALVDPAILHLLVACATAMAMGRELAAGRLGPWARAAGRPAATLIGKLAPYVLVASGWGAVWMIWIAGVRGWAPEGSLLLVMIGQSLLYAATAAISALLVAATRETSTALAASAVYAGSALAYSGGSLPVGGASLLARGWSEALPFTHYLDLQMDQWLGAPASLALADIGLLALYVVVPGAAAVALLKRERAA; encoded by the coding sequence ATGAACGCCTTTGCCGACGCCTTCTTCCGCGAGGCCGCGCATATCGCGCGCGACCGTTGGGACCGGGCACTGCTGTTCGTCATGCCCGCGCTGTTGCTTGGGATGATGGCCGCGATGCTGCTGGCCGGGTCGCCGCGCGACCTGCCCGTCGGCATGATCGCTCCCGACACGCCCGCGGCCCGTGAAGTCGCCCGAGCGATCGACGGCACCGACGCCGTCGAGGTCGTCGCACGCCCCGCCAACGAGGCAGAGGCGCTGTCGCTCGTGCGGTCCGGCACCATCGTCGCCTTCCTCGAATGGCCGGCGAGCGAGGGGCAGCCGCCGCGCGTCAGCTACAATGCGTCCTACCTGTCGGCGGGAAGCATTGCCGAGCGGGGGATTGCCTCGGCGTTGTCGGTGGTCGCGGTCGAACGGGCGCTCGATGCCGGGGGCGCGTCCGGGCTGGCGCTGGTGCGGGCCAATCCGCCTCGCCTGTCGGTCTCCCTGCTCGGCAATCCCGGGGCGAGCTTCGAATGGTATCTGCAAGCGCTGGTCGATCCCGCCATCCTGCACCTGCTCGTGGCCTGCGCGACCGCGATGGCGATGGGGCGCGAGCTGGCGGCGGGACGGCTAGGGCCCTGGGCGCGCGCCGCTGGCCGCCCCGCCGCGACCCTTATCGGCAAGCTCGCCCCTTACGTCCTCGTCGCCAGCGGGTGGGGCGCGGTGTGGATGATCTGGATCGCCGGCGTGCGGGGCTGGGCGCCCGAGGGAAGCCTGCTGCTCGTTATGATCGGCCAATCGCTGCTGTATGCCGCGACGGCGGCGATCTCCGCCCTGCTGGTCGCCGCCACGCGCGAAACCAGCACCGCGCTCGCGGCCAGCGCGGTCTATGCCGGGTCGGCGCTGGCCTATTCGGGAGGGAGCCTGCCGGTGGGCGGCGCCTCGCTGCTGGCGCGCGGGTGGAGCGAAGCCTTGCCCTTCACCCACTATCTCGACCTGCAGATGGATCAGTGGCTGGGGGCGCCCGCCTCGCTGGCGCTTGCGGACATCGGGCTGCTGGCCCTCTACGTCGTTGTCCCGGGCGCGGCGGCGGTGGCCCTGCTCAAGCGGGAACGGGCGGCATGA
- a CDS encoding autotransporter outer membrane beta-barrel domain-containing protein, whose protein sequence is MPKSFASEKATAEVERLAIDTDRNSGASADLTFGAQGGIANHGGAVDFALGGDVMTAGNGAIGLVVQSISSGGGDARFNGVESADVRFGGTDGAIGNGGMLDIAVEGSVITQGNGAHGIVMQSIGGGGGAVFGEIATASVTLSDDKQGNGGSINASVGGDVATLGDGAIGLVAQSLGGGGGFVDGHFAGSAGGLGDGGDVDIVIGGSLYAEGLSATAMLVSSSGRNGGALTASIGGDLLMLGEASSGFHFESLASDGAAGDIGVSLAGSAEMAGDLSTAIALASRGSVSSGDIAVDIGGNVVMHGDHSVGLDLASVADGESGSISLDVAGMIFANGMDSVGMRLESSALDARGDISATILGGVRGGAGNGVGIALIGGNDNVVTVASTLSAVSGVAMTGTDGNDRLINDGITVGNIYLGGGNNEVVNSADASFVTIDTLDLADGDGSGTFRNQGELFLGRASSSYPVDLLAGETREIGAIEDSDNIFFGTGVISQVALDGDFIQEAGGTVYYDVAFGPYASDRIDATGNAFVAGELVVTLNWLEDAEPVILVSTGGSGTDNGLVIADTIALDYQMIASDAGIALGYASDFGQSFLSTNAGGGLTQDLGNLRLSLAATLGWQQLDMVRRQSIFMTGIGTAQMRTDYRQVTAGVGYETMLAGVSIRPQLDVSAMRLGFGSFDEAGLEGLGVESDNSARWYVSAAPKLELGKRVTDRMSLFASGGAYFVDSDAISGNFRLQGMDDAAAFAPIATPIDATSLLLEAGLRWQGTERLSFQLDYRGQIGSLVEDHSVNAAFGWHF, encoded by the coding sequence GTGCCGAAATCGTTCGCTTCGGAAAAGGCCACGGCCGAGGTCGAACGCCTCGCCATCGACACCGATCGGAACAGCGGGGCTTCGGCCGACCTCACCTTTGGCGCACAGGGCGGCATCGCCAACCACGGCGGCGCGGTAGATTTCGCGCTCGGCGGCGACGTGATGACGGCAGGCAACGGCGCTATCGGGCTGGTCGTCCAATCGATCAGCAGCGGTGGCGGCGATGCCCGTTTCAATGGCGTGGAAAGCGCCGATGTACGGTTTGGCGGCACCGATGGCGCCATCGGCAACGGCGGCATGCTCGATATCGCCGTCGAAGGCTCGGTCATTACGCAGGGCAATGGCGCGCATGGTATCGTCATGCAGAGCATCGGCGGTGGCGGGGGTGCGGTCTTCGGCGAGATCGCGACGGCCTCGGTCACCCTGTCGGACGACAAACAGGGTAATGGCGGTTCAATCAACGCTAGCGTCGGGGGCGATGTCGCCACGCTGGGGGACGGCGCGATCGGACTGGTCGCCCAGTCGCTCGGCGGCGGCGGCGGTTTCGTCGATGGGCATTTCGCCGGCAGCGCGGGCGGTCTCGGTGACGGTGGTGACGTGGATATCGTCATCGGCGGCTCTCTTTATGCCGAGGGTCTTAGTGCAACGGCGATGTTGGTGAGCAGTTCGGGTCGCAACGGCGGCGCGCTCACGGCAAGCATTGGCGGTGACCTGCTGATGCTCGGCGAAGCCTCGAGCGGTTTCCACTTCGAAAGCCTCGCCAGTGATGGCGCGGCAGGCGACATCGGGGTCAGCCTTGCTGGCAGCGCCGAGATGGCCGGCGATTTGTCGACGGCGATCGCTCTTGCCTCCCGCGGTAGTGTTTCCAGCGGCGACATCGCGGTCGATATCGGCGGAAATGTCGTCATGCACGGCGACCATTCGGTCGGGCTCGATCTCGCGAGCGTCGCCGATGGCGAGAGCGGATCGATCTCGCTCGATGTTGCGGGAATGATCTTCGCCAACGGCATGGACTCCGTCGGCATGAGGCTCGAGAGCAGCGCGCTCGATGCGCGCGGCGACATTAGCGCTACCATCCTCGGTGGTGTTCGCGGCGGTGCCGGGAACGGCGTGGGGATCGCGCTGATCGGTGGCAACGACAATGTCGTCACCGTCGCATCGACCCTGAGCGCTGTCTCGGGCGTCGCGATGACCGGCACCGATGGGAATGACCGCCTCATCAACGATGGTATCACGGTCGGGAACATCTATCTCGGCGGCGGGAACAACGAGGTCGTCAACAGCGCCGATGCGAGCTTCGTGACGATCGACACGCTCGACCTTGCCGATGGCGACGGTAGCGGGACGTTCCGCAACCAGGGAGAGCTTTTCCTCGGGCGCGCGTCGTCAAGCTATCCCGTCGACCTCCTCGCTGGTGAAACCCGCGAGATCGGGGCGATCGAAGACAGCGACAATATCTTCTTCGGGACCGGCGTCATCAGCCAGGTCGCACTGGATGGAGACTTCATCCAGGAAGCCGGTGGCACCGTTTATTATGACGTCGCTTTCGGCCCCTACGCCTCGGATCGTATCGATGCGACCGGCAACGCATTCGTCGCAGGCGAATTAGTCGTCACGCTCAACTGGTTGGAGGATGCCGAACCCGTCATCCTCGTCTCGACCGGCGGATCGGGCACCGACAATGGATTGGTCATCGCCGATACGATCGCGCTCGACTATCAGATGATCGCATCCGATGCCGGCATTGCGCTCGGCTATGCAAGCGATTTCGGCCAATCCTTCCTCAGCACCAACGCGGGGGGCGGCCTTACCCAGGACCTTGGCAACCTCCGTCTCTCGCTTGCCGCCACCTTGGGGTGGCAGCAACTGGACATGGTACGACGCCAGTCGATCTTCATGACCGGGATCGGCACCGCGCAGATGCGCACCGACTATCGCCAGGTCACCGCGGGGGTGGGTTACGAAACCATGCTCGCCGGGGTCTCGATCCGGCCGCAACTGGATGTCAGCGCGATGCGGTTGGGTTTTGGCAGTTTCGATGAAGCCGGGCTCGAAGGGCTCGGGGTCGAGAGCGACAATTCGGCTCGCTGGTACGTCAGTGCCGCACCCAAGCTTGAACTCGGTAAGCGGGTCACCGATCGGATGTCGCTCTTCGCCTCGGGCGGTGCCTATTTCGTCGACAGTGATGCGATCAGCGGGAATTTCCGCCTGCAGGGCATGGACGATGCGGCGGCCTTTGCGCCCATCGCCACACCGATCGATGCAACCTCGCTACTGCTTGAAGCCGGACTGCGCTGGCAGGGCACCGAACGGCTGTCGTTCCAGCTCGACTATCGCGGTCAGATCGGCTCGTTGGTCGAAGATCATTCGGTCAACGCCGCGTTCGGTTGGCATTTCTAA
- a CDS encoding HlyD family secretion protein, which yields MSSSENASLSLSPGKRRLAIAIFGAIALLLALGLWLAGRPSEPPLQGEVEVREVNVAAKIAGTAGAPRVEEGDEVAKGELLLTIEAPLVGAAQQQSEALLETAQALQSIAEEGVRPEDIASLRAVAEAADAQAQLARVSARRAETLYADGVIAAQRRDEARAFATSTAANARAANLQYRKAVEGARTQTRRAADAQVALASGGRQATDVLGRDQQIAAPIAGQVARRLVEEGEVIAPAIPLFQIVDLDHPWVRLSVRESRLPGLRRGSVLEGDIPALGLEGVGFRVTKVSALGEFATSRATRQSSGYDERSFELHLEPVEKVDGLRPGMSVLFDPDG from the coding sequence GTGAGCTCATCCGAAAATGCATCGCTGTCGCTGTCGCCCGGCAAACGTCGTCTCGCCATTGCCATTTTCGGCGCCATCGCGCTCCTGCTGGCGCTCGGCCTGTGGCTCGCGGGGCGCCCGTCCGAGCCACCGCTCCAGGGCGAAGTGGAAGTCCGCGAGGTCAATGTCGCTGCCAAGATCGCCGGGACCGCCGGAGCGCCGCGCGTCGAGGAGGGGGACGAGGTGGCCAAGGGCGAGCTGTTGCTGACGATCGAGGCGCCGCTGGTCGGGGCGGCGCAGCAGCAGAGCGAGGCGTTGCTCGAGACCGCGCAAGCGCTGCAATCGATCGCCGAGGAAGGCGTGCGCCCCGAGGATATCGCCTCACTGCGCGCGGTTGCCGAGGCGGCCGATGCGCAGGCCCAACTCGCCCGCGTGTCTGCGCGCCGTGCCGAAACGCTTTATGCCGACGGCGTCATCGCGGCGCAGCGGCGCGACGAGGCGCGTGCCTTCGCGACCAGCACCGCAGCCAATGCTCGCGCTGCGAATCTGCAATATCGCAAGGCCGTCGAGGGCGCGCGCACGCAGACGAGACGCGCCGCCGATGCGCAGGTCGCGCTGGCCAGCGGGGGGCGACAGGCGACCGACGTCCTCGGGCGCGACCAGCAGATTGCGGCGCCGATCGCCGGGCAGGTCGCGCGCCGCCTCGTCGAGGAAGGGGAAGTCATCGCCCCCGCCATCCCCTTGTTCCAGATCGTCGATCTCGATCATCCATGGGTCCGCCTCTCGGTGCGCGAAAGTCGGCTTCCGGGGCTGCGTCGCGGCAGCGTGCTCGAAGGCGATATCCCGGCACTCGGGCTCGAAGGCGTGGGGTTTCGCGTCACCAAGGTCTCGGCGCTCGGCGAGTTCGCGACCAGCCGCGCTACGCGCCAATCGTCGGGCTATGACGAGCGGAGTTTCGAACTGCATCTCGAGCCGGTCGAGAAGGTCGACGGGCTGCGCCCCGGCATGAGCGTGCTGTTCGACCCCGACGGATGA
- a CDS encoding S41 family peptidase has protein sequence MRHVELPSLYSLEDEPRPPIDLCIADEMAVIRFNNSLGDMETIEAFDRAMAGIPDDRSLFLDLRDTPSGGNTVVARAIMGWFVDRPRVYQVHRRPVDRRETGIARQWQEQVLPRAGKYRATLPTILVGRWTGSMGEGLAIGMHAMGAEVRGSAMARLKGAVETFDVPGATFTITLPTEKLFSPSGQPREQYLPTRAISSGEACGISRSTALAIGGGV, from the coding sequence TTGCGGCACGTCGAATTGCCCTCGCTCTATTCGCTCGAAGACGAGCCCCGCCCGCCCATCGACCTGTGCATTGCCGATGAGATGGCGGTGATCCGCTTCAACAACAGTCTCGGCGACATGGAAACGATCGAGGCCTTCGATCGGGCGATGGCGGGCATTCCCGACGACCGCAGCCTCTTCCTCGACCTCAGGGACACTCCGTCGGGCGGCAATACGGTCGTGGCGCGTGCGATCATGGGATGGTTCGTCGATCGCCCCCGGGTCTATCAGGTGCATCGACGGCCGGTCGACAGGCGAGAAACGGGCATCGCGCGGCAGTGGCAGGAGCAGGTCCTGCCGCGCGCCGGCAAGTATCGGGCGACGCTTCCCACCATCCTCGTCGGGCGCTGGACCGGGTCGATGGGGGAAGGGCTCGCCATCGGCATGCACGCTATGGGCGCCGAGGTCCGGGGCAGCGCGATGGCGCGGCTCAAGGGCGCGGTCGAGACCTTCGACGTTCCCGGTGCGACCTTCACGATCACCCTGCCCACCGAAAAACTCTTCTCGCCCTCGGGACAACCGCGCGAACAGTATCTTCCCACTCGGGCCATAAGCTCGGGTGAGGCCTGCGGAATATCGCGCTCGACGGCGCTGGCAATCGGCGGTGGGGTCTGA
- a CDS encoding TolC family protein has translation MAIHCRRMMIAAIASVQALAGPALAQQSLSWTQAERLHEAAAPLARAAEHEAKAAELTERSLDSLRRPSVTLSAQAIAYEKTLSVDLDGLRERTAAGFGPYLDGLPGQFPTDFQGIAADVASRIDAALPGLLETIPDTVDYTADGVLIRPSVSAFLPLYTGGAIPAVQEGAGAAARAARARVDAARNLGRVNLARAYFGQVLAEGLEAAARDQLEAMDAHLSNTEALFRAGVLPRRRVLEVQVVRDAAARNVERASLDRARAQAALARQIDQEGAVDVATPLFVHSAPLAPADSYTAAATAEHPRVREAQALQGVADAAVDLARARNRPQAYAFGNYGINGTDNGVSEPDWVAGVGVRWALLTPVSRAKTEAAARERAAAARAGEDAARRSVEAEIEDAWALAEAARRSFLSLESSLAAAQENVRVADLAFRAGEGTASDLLDARAALSSARTQRLAAAYEYDVALAVLMAASGTMDQYADAIARADKRIAP, from the coding sequence ATGGCCATTCACTGTAGACGGATGATGATCGCGGCGATCGCTTCTGTGCAGGCGCTCGCGGGACCGGCTCTTGCGCAGCAGTCGCTCAGCTGGACGCAGGCCGAACGCCTTCACGAGGCGGCAGCGCCGCTCGCGCGTGCCGCCGAGCATGAGGCGAAGGCTGCCGAATTGACCGAGCGTTCGCTCGACAGCTTGCGACGGCCGAGCGTGACCCTGTCGGCGCAGGCCATCGCCTATGAGAAGACACTCTCGGTCGATCTCGACGGACTGCGCGAGCGCACCGCTGCCGGATTCGGCCCCTATCTCGACGGCCTGCCCGGGCAATTTCCGACCGACTTTCAGGGGATCGCAGCGGATGTCGCGAGCCGCATAGACGCCGCGCTTCCGGGGCTACTCGAGACCATCCCGGACACGGTCGACTACACGGCCGACGGTGTGCTCATACGCCCGTCGGTGAGTGCTTTCCTGCCGCTCTATACGGGGGGTGCGATCCCGGCCGTGCAGGAGGGGGCGGGGGCGGCAGCGCGGGCGGCACGGGCCCGCGTCGATGCGGCGCGCAACCTCGGACGCGTCAATCTCGCCCGTGCCTATTTCGGGCAAGTGCTGGCCGAGGGGCTCGAAGCCGCGGCGCGCGACCAGCTCGAGGCGATGGATGCGCATCTGTCCAACACCGAGGCGCTCTTTCGCGCCGGCGTCTTGCCGCGCCGCCGCGTCCTCGAGGTTCAGGTGGTACGCGATGCCGCCGCGCGCAATGTCGAGCGCGCCAGCCTCGATCGCGCCCGCGCACAGGCCGCGCTGGCGCGCCAGATCGACCAGGAGGGGGCGGTCGATGTCGCCACGCCGCTGTTCGTGCATTCGGCGCCGCTCGCGCCTGCCGACAGCTATACCGCCGCCGCCACCGCCGAGCATCCTCGCGTGCGCGAGGCGCAGGCGTTGCAGGGCGTGGCCGATGCCGCGGTAGACCTGGCCCGCGCCCGTAATCGACCGCAGGCCTATGCGTTCGGCAATTACGGCATCAATGGTACCGATAACGGCGTGAGCGAGCCAGATTGGGTTGCCGGCGTGGGCGTGCGCTGGGCGCTGCTCACGCCCGTCTCGCGCGCCAAGACCGAGGCCGCTGCGCGCGAACGCGCCGCCGCCGCGCGCGCCGGCGAGGACGCCGCCCGTCGTAGCGTCGAGGCCGAGATCGAGGACGCCTGGGCCCTCGCCGAAGCCGCCCGCCGCAGCTTCCTCTCGCTCGAGAGTTCGCTCGCGGCCGCGCAGGAGAATGTTCGCGTCGCCGACCTCGCCTTCCGCGCCGGAGAGGGCACGGCGAGCGACCTGCTCGACGCGCGCGCGGCGCTGTCCAGCGCGCGCACCCAGCGGCTCGCCGCGGCCTATGAATATGATGTCGCGCTCGCGGTGCTGATGGCCGCGAGCGGGACGATGGACCAATATGCCGACGCCATCGCGCGCGCGGACAAGAGGATCGCCCCGTGA
- a CDS encoding ABC transporter permease, whose amino-acid sequence MRRVIAAMADTLREIAGSRALWSTMVVAVLFYAFYYPAPYRHQTVSDLPIAVVDEEGSEATRRIVTRLDDTRELAVVARVANEAEGLRLVRDREVDGVLRLSSGLTGRIITGRGQGGISLQVNGAYLVRAQAVAGALEAVVREEVRDLSTRTGIEVDVELVVRPLFNKTRGYGDYIFPAVSIVILQQTLLFGAAMLAARRRALGREDRDGASFMGTLAALTLIGIVGALFYFGPVFWLLDMPRGGNNGALLVAVPLFSLCVAALGLAIGRLLDEGDRAMELLVPTSLVIFFLSGAAWPSEMMPSWVRLVAFFSPATHGVPLFLGLNQAGASLAEVSGPAWRLGGLSLLALMAAWPRRQGGQALLRP is encoded by the coding sequence ATGAGGCGCGTCATCGCCGCGATGGCGGACACGCTGCGCGAGATCGCAGGAAGCCGCGCGCTCTGGTCCACGATGGTCGTCGCGGTGCTGTTCTACGCCTTTTATTATCCGGCGCCCTATCGCCACCAGACGGTCAGCGACCTGCCCATCGCTGTCGTCGATGAAGAAGGCAGCGAGGCGACCCGACGCATCGTCACGCGGCTCGACGACACGCGCGAACTGGCGGTCGTCGCGCGCGTCGCCAACGAGGCCGAGGGCTTGCGCCTCGTGCGGGACCGTGAGGTCGATGGCGTGCTGCGGCTGTCGAGTGGGCTGACCGGCCGCATCATCACCGGGCGCGGGCAGGGGGGCATTTCGTTGCAGGTCAACGGCGCCTATCTGGTGCGCGCGCAGGCCGTCGCGGGCGCGCTCGAGGCCGTCGTGCGCGAGGAGGTGCGCGACCTGTCAACGCGCACCGGCATCGAGGTCGACGTCGAGCTCGTCGTGCGGCCGCTATTCAACAAAACGCGCGGCTATGGCGATTATATCTTTCCCGCCGTGTCGATCGTCATCCTCCAGCAGACGCTGCTGTTCGGCGCGGCGATGCTCGCGGCCCGCCGCCGCGCCCTAGGGCGCGAGGATCGAGACGGCGCATCCTTCATGGGCACGCTGGCCGCGCTGACACTGATCGGGATCGTCGGGGCGCTCTTTTATTTCGGCCCGGTCTTCTGGCTGCTCGACATGCCGCGCGGCGGCAATAACGGCGCCCTGCTGGTTGCCGTCCCGCTCTTCTCGCTCTGCGTGGCGGCGCTCGGGCTCGCCATCGGCCGCTTGCTCGACGAGGGCGACCGCGCGATGGAACTGCTCGTCCCGACGTCGCTCGTCATCTTCTTCCTGAGCGGCGCGGCATGGCCGAGCGAGATGATGCCGTCATGGGTCCGGCTCGTCGCCTTCTTCTCGCCCGCGACGCACGGCGTGCCGCTCTTCCTGGGGCTGAACCAAGCGGGCGCGTCGCTGGCAGAGGTGTCGGGGCCGGCGTGGCGGTTGGGTGGCTTGTCGCTGTTGGCGCTGATGGCGGCCTGGCCACGACGGCAAGGTGGCCAAGCGCTGCTCAGGCCTTGA
- a CDS encoding winged helix-turn-helix transcriptional regulator, which produces MSRSFDDEGYLGKRLQDVLALATQQIAQVHAARGLVMPVEGTSTLHALAPGTRRSLTEIARQLGQSHQLIAQRLQRLVQQGLATKTADPNDGRRSEYQLTSLGVEQWEILDHFMDDVAIVNRRLFEEIGCDLVAALDAMAKALKHQDYRSRFAEQFAPERLPTT; this is translated from the coding sequence ATGAGTAGATCGTTCGACGACGAAGGGTATCTGGGAAAACGTCTTCAGGACGTCCTCGCCCTTGCCACGCAGCAGATTGCGCAAGTGCATGCCGCGCGCGGCCTCGTCATGCCCGTGGAGGGGACCTCGACCCTCCACGCCCTTGCCCCCGGCACCCGCCGGTCGCTCACCGAGATCGCGCGCCAGCTCGGCCAGTCGCACCAGCTCATTGCCCAGCGGCTGCAACGGCTGGTGCAACAGGGGCTGGCGACCAAGACGGCCGACCCGAACGATGGACGGCGCAGCGAGTATCAGCTCACCTCCTTGGGGGTCGAGCAATGGGAGATTCTCGACCACTTCATGGACGATGTTGCCATCGTCAATCGCCGTCTGTTCGAGGAGATCGGCTGCGACCTTGTCGCCGCGCTCGACGCCATGGCGAAGGCGCTCAAGCACCAGGACTATCGGTCGAGATTTGCCGAACAATTCGCCCCTGAAAGACTGCCGACCACGTAA
- a CDS encoding S41 family peptidase, whose protein sequence is MTKTRPLRPFAASRPVRGALSVALAATISACATADARDVTARPAVAEQVGATTPAAERRLALLQLADLLEQMYVLPSEGERYAAFLRDRAERLDDVAPDPAVFAQRITDELRSIHEDRHLRLEVRQQGGGPGGPGDAGPSMDMPPSSLLSSEQLGHGIHYLRFDSLWGDEATMRQLDDLLRPNHVPSALIIDLRHNRGGGLREIDFLFSHLLTETTDLLVMEIRRQVFEMDGGPFAEGPNLMRIDSPETSVRLMHRAMPAAEPKLADTALILLTSPTTGSAAEHLALAVKKMGRGLLVGETTRGAGNFGGIIPISQTFQAFVPAGRTYDPANGIGWEGTGVSPDIAVGSGSALGVALERLGVPEDERDALAAKVEP, encoded by the coding sequence ATGACCAAGACACGACCTCTTCGCCCGTTCGCCGCATCGCGTCCGGTTCGCGGCGCCCTCAGCGTTGCGCTGGCCGCCACCATCTCGGCCTGCGCTACCGCTGACGCGCGCGACGTCACCGCCCGTCCGGCAGTTGCCGAGCAGGTCGGCGCGACGACCCCGGCGGCGGAGCGGCGGCTCGCGCTTCTCCAATTGGCGGACTTGCTCGAGCAGATGTATGTGCTCCCGAGCGAGGGCGAGCGGTATGCCGCATTCCTGCGTGACCGCGCCGAGCGCCTCGACGACGTCGCGCCGGATCCCGCCGTCTTCGCGCAGCGTATCACCGATGAATTGCGCTCGATCCACGAAGATCGCCACCTGCGCTTGGAAGTCAGGCAACAAGGCGGCGGACCGGGCGGCCCCGGCGATGCCGGGCCGTCGATGGACATGCCGCCGTCGTCGCTCCTGTCGTCCGAGCAGCTTGGCCATGGCATCCACTATCTTCGCTTCGACAGCTTGTGGGGCGACGAGGCGACCATGCGACAGCTGGACGACCTGCTGCGACCGAACCATGTCCCGAGCGCTCTCATCATCGACCTGCGCCACAATCGGGGCGGCGGCTTGCGCGAGATCGATTTCCTCTTCTCCCACCTCCTGACCGAGACCACCGACCTGCTCGTCATGGAAATCCGGCGGCAGGTCTTCGAGATGGACGGCGGCCCCTTCGCAGAAGGGCCGAACCTAATGCGCATCGACAGCCCCGAAACCAGCGTCCGCCTCATGCACCGCGCCATGCCCGCGGCAGAACCCAAACTCGCGGACACGGCGCTCATCCTGCTGACGTCCCCCACCACCGGCTCGGCCGCCGAGCATCTCGCGCTCGCCGTCAAGAAAATGGGACGCGGCCTGCTCGTGGGAGAGACGACGAGAGGCGCTGGCAATTTCGGCGGGATCATCCCGATCAGCCAGACCTTCCAAGCCTTCGTCCCGGCGGGACGCACCTACGATCCTGCCAATGGCATCGGCTGGGAAGGAACCGGCGTGTCGCCCGACATCGCCGTCGGCAGCGGCTCGGCGCTGGGCGTCGCGCTCGAGCGACTGGGGGTCCCCGAAGATGAGCGCGACGCCCTCGCCGCCAAGGTCGAGCCCTGA
- a CDS encoding DUF2474 domain-containing protein, which translates to MDEDAPVPLWKRLGWMLLIWAASVAALGILAYGLRLWLKA; encoded by the coding sequence ATGGACGAGGATGCGCCCGTCCCGCTGTGGAAGCGGCTCGGCTGGATGCTGCTGATCTGGGCCGCCTCGGTCGCCGCGCTCGGTATCCTCGCCTACGGGCTGCGCCTCTGGCTCAAGGCCTGA
- a CDS encoding YadA-like family protein, whose translation MSGRPPKALGNSSTAVGATASASAIQSTAVGVGAEAEGVQSMALGAYSEAGADGSIAIGTGAQTGDEATNSVALCYGSEATEANTVSIGAVGSERRLTNVAAGINDTDAVNMAQLSQFYDAVDGFADTTSAMLDDHESRIVALENVTFNLGETLGRLDEEIDGSTAVAVAMTGNALIPGKQFAMTGNVGTYNGAWAASLQLGAMVAKDMAVNAGIATGFNKGGKTGARVGFTLGW comes from the coding sequence GTGTCGGGACGACCGCCAAAGGCGCTCGGAAACAGTTCGACCGCCGTCGGCGCGACTGCCAGCGCGTCGGCGATCCAGTCGACCGCGGTCGGCGTCGGTGCCGAAGCCGAAGGCGTCCAGTCGATGGCGCTCGGCGCCTATTCCGAAGCCGGCGCGGATGGCTCGATCGCCATCGGCACCGGCGCCCAGACGGGCGATGAAGCGACCAACAGTGTCGCGCTCTGCTATGGTTCGGAAGCGACTGAGGCGAACACCGTCTCGATCGGTGCGGTCGGGAGCGAGCGTCGTCTCACCAATGTCGCCGCCGGGATCAACGATACCGACGCGGTCAACATGGCGCAGCTGTCGCAATTCTACGACGCCGTCGATGGATTTGCGGATACGACCTCGGCCATGCTCGACGATCATGAAAGCCGGATCGTCGCGCTCGAGAATGTCACGTTCAACCTTGGCGAGACCCTCGGCCGTCTGGACGAGGAAATCGACGGGTCGACCGCGGTCGCCGTTGCCATGACCGGCAATGCCCTCATCCCCGGCAAGCAGTTTGCGATGACCGGCAATGTCGGCACCTACAACGGCGCCTGGGCGGCCTCGCTCCAGCTCGGCGCGATGGTGGCCAAGGACATGGCCGTCAATGCCGGCATTGCGACCGGCTTCAACAAGGGCGGCAAGACCGGCGCGCGCGTCGGCTTCACCCTCGGCTGGTAA